The Vibrio aerogenes nucleotide sequence TAAGGATACGGAATTCTCACAACGTGATCAGGTCCTTCAGGAACTCAGACGTTTGTCCCGATCGGATATGATTCGCTTTGTTGTTAATCAGTTAAAACCACGTACTGCGAACCGGCTGATTATGTATAACCGGGGAAATGTACACCACGCCTCTCAGGAATTAACCCTTGGCAGAGAGATTAATTCCATTCATGAGTTCCAGCTGATGCCTAAAGCATATGATTTAGGCTAAAGAGAATCAGTCATGGCTGCTTAAACACTTCATCTGAGTAAATTTCGCTCAGATGAAATCACGTCTTTGAGAGAATGAGGATGAAGTTTGACGCAAACATTTTTCCATTTAAACGCCACTGTCGGATTAGCCAGGCGTTCATCTTCTCCCTGAGGCGAAGACAGTTTAACCTTTATCTGATGCTTCCCGGTATTCTCCTCTATCTGTGGAAACTTCTGACATAATTCCGCATAAAAATCTTCAGCAGAGGAAGCCTTTGAAGGAATAACGAATTCAACATGTTCCCATCCTTCAACAGGATAAGATTTCCCTTCAACCGGATAAGGTAATTCCAGATAGCCTGTCTGCCAGTGACCCAGGTTCACGGGCTGAAACAACTCAATCACAATAATCGGCCTGCCATGAATCAATGACTCAGAAATCACCAACCCTCTCTTCTTCCACGCCTGATGAGCAGCCCTTGCCTGATCGATATCATTCAGCCGCATGGCAATATGATCCATTTCATAAGCAGTCAAATCCAATTCAAGAAGCGCACATAGTTGAAAAATTTGATTCATAAATCCGGGAATGTCTGCATACATCAACTCCGGAGTCAGCCGTTTCTCTGTTAATCCATTTTGCATAGGTATCCCCTTTGAAGACAAAAATACTGATTTATAGTCATGCCTTTTTCACCCGTCATACTGACCGCCCTGATATGCACAATTCCATATAAAATACTGAGGTTCCGTTGGCAGAAAGTGCATGAATATCCGTATCGAGGTCTGTTTTATTCCCTACACATAGAATATTCATTGAAGCCTGGTGATCTTATCAGAATAAAAGTAGATAATTTCGGCTTTTTCTCACTATAAGCACAGCCAGATAATTGCTATCATGTTTGCCAATTTTCGTTAAAAATCGAGATATGTGTCCCAATTCTCCAAGGTCAACAGCCTGGCAATGATACATAGTCAACATATTCTAAAAATTGAAGGATAAGCAGGTGAATATCCAAGCATTAATCAATGACAGAGTCGCTCAGGCTCTTGAATCCGCAGGCGCACCAGCAGGCAGCCCGGCAGCTGTTCGACAGTCAGCAAAACCACAATTTGGTGATTATCAGGCAAATGGTGTTATGGGTGTCGCGAAGAAACTGGGGATAAACCCACGTGAATTTGCTCAAAAAGTGTCAGATGCTCTTGATTTGGAAGGGATAGCCAGTAAAACAGAAATCGCCGGCCCCGGATTTATTAATATTTTTCTGAGTGAATCGTTCCTCGCTGAACAAGCCGGTATTGCACTGGCTGATGAACGTTTAGGGATTGCACCAGAACAACAGCAAACAATTGTTGCTGACTATTCTGCGCCGAATGTAGCCAAAGAAATGCACGTTGGTCATCTTCGTTCAACAATCATTGGTGACGCAGTTGTCCGTACTCTCGAGTTTCTCGGTCACAAAGTGATTCGGGCAAACCATATCGGGGACTGGGGAACACAATTCGGTATGTTGATTGCTAATCTGGAAAGAATTCAAAATAATTCCGGTGAAATTTCGATGGAATTATCCGATCTGGAAGCTTTCTATCGCGAATCAAAAAAGCTATATGACGAAGATGAAGCTTTTGCTGAAACTGCCAGAAAATATGTGGTGAAACTACAAAGTGGTGACCAGTTCTGTACTGAAATGTGGAAAAAACTGGTTGATATCACCATGTCGCAAAACCAGAAGAACTATGACCGTCTGAATGTCTCTTTGACCCGCGATAATGTGATGGGTGAAAGCATGTATAACGACATGCTGCCGGCAATTGTTGCTGATCTGAAGGAAAAAGGGATCGCTCAGGAAGATGACGGTGCGCAGGTTGTATTCCTGAACGAATACAAGAATAAAGATGGCGAACCTATGGGCGTCATTATCCAGAAGCGGGATGGTGGTTTCCTGTATACAACAACCGATATTGCC carries:
- the argS gene encoding arginine--tRNA ligase; translated protein: MNIQALINDRVAQALESAGAPAGSPAAVRQSAKPQFGDYQANGVMGVAKKLGINPREFAQKVSDALDLEGIASKTEIAGPGFINIFLSESFLAEQAGIALADERLGIAPEQQQTIVADYSAPNVAKEMHVGHLRSTIIGDAVVRTLEFLGHKVIRANHIGDWGTQFGMLIANLERIQNNSGEISMELSDLEAFYRESKKLYDEDEAFAETARKYVVKLQSGDQFCTEMWKKLVDITMSQNQKNYDRLNVSLTRDNVMGESMYNDMLPAIVADLKEKGIAQEDDGAQVVFLNEYKNKDGEPMGVIIQKRDGGFLYTTTDIACAKYRYETLGADRVLYFIDSRQHQHLMQAWTIVRKADYIPESVSLEHHAFGMMLGKDGRPFKTRAGGTVRLADLLDEAEERATKLIENKNPQLSQEEKSHIATTVAMAAVKYSDLSKNRTTDYIFDWDNMLAFEGNTAPYMQYAYTRIVSIFSKAGIAMDDLSGDIHITDDREKAMIARLLQFEETVQAVAREGQPHILCTYLFELAGQFSSFYEACPILTADDDNTKQSRLKLSALTAKTIHQGLNLLGIKTLDRM
- a CDS encoding VOC family protein, with the translated sequence MQNGLTEKRLTPELMYADIPGFMNQIFQLCALLELDLTAYEMDHIAMRLNDIDQARAAHQAWKKRGLVISESLIHGRPIIVIELFQPVNLGHWQTGYLELPYPVEGKSYPVEGWEHVEFVIPSKASSAEDFYAELCQKFPQIEENTGKHQIKVKLSSPQGEDERLANPTVAFKWKNVCVKLHPHSLKDVISSERNLLR